In the Silene latifolia isolate original U9 population chromosome 1, ASM4854445v1, whole genome shotgun sequence genome, TGGCTGCATAGACTCATAAAGAGTGATTCTGTTAGCAACTTGGCTACTATCGTGTTCAATGCCTCGACAAGAAGGGTAAAGGCTTGGTAACGGAGAGTCATTTCGAAGACACACCtgttataaaaaaaattacattattatAAAAAACATTCTTAATCGTATAATATATCAAAATAATATTCAAATTAAATTGATTGTAACTTACCCATACGAAATGTTTAGCTGAACCAACCAAAACTATTGTTACGATTTTCTTTGGACCGTTTTGTACTATGCCCAAGACTTTCAGTGGTAAAAATGTCCAGCAGTAAGTTGAAGACAAAGTCACAAAAATCACATCATAACGGTTTGATACAAGAAGTCCGAGCCCAACTTCAAACCAATAATCTTCGGAGAGTGCAAAACCAAAATGATATCATCTTTATAAATTTGGCAAACTCTCGTTCACCTCCACATACATCTACATAATATTGTCTATTAACATTTAGTGCATCCAATAAATCATGTCGAAACTTCGcccattcattttcattttcataaaTCTCATGAGCAATCGCTCGGTACCCACAGTGGCCATCGCCTTTTACATTCACACAATCCGTTGTATAACGTGAAAAATAATCAGCAATTGCATTTGGATATGGGAAAGGTGTACATGACTTATCGTCCTGTATTTTCATAAAAACAGTATTAAGCAAAACTAAATAGTATTTTTAAATACGAATtcatattaaaaaaataaaattttattaacCTGTGAAAATGACATAGAAGTTGTGGGAGTGTTGACTGGTGCCGTAGAAGTAATAGGAGTGTTGACGGGTGTCGTAGAACTAGTAGGAGTGTCAATTGTTGCCGTAGTTTTTACTTTCTTACGACTTGTTTTTGGAAACATCTTATCAACATACTCCCAATGTGATGGATTTCTTGAAACATAAGTCTTTTTTGGGCGCCCTTTTGTCTTTTTAACTTCCGGGTCAACTACATTCGGAGGGTGCAACAATATTTCCGCAAACTCAGAAATCTTTCGCATCTACGTTGCCAGATGATAAGACATCATCTGCAAGTCTACGTAATCTATTTTGCTCTTGAAGTTCTCTAGTATAGTTGTCTTTCCCATTGTTTTTATCCTATCCTCCAAAATTGGTGAACAGAATCTAGTTCAATACACTTATCTGTCCAATTTACAAATAAATTTAAATATGATTATtactaacaacaataataacaacaataacaatataaattaatagtCGTACTTGTATTAACTAAATCAATAATCTCGCATCCACAAAGTAGACCATGAGTTGTCTTCAATGCACAATTGTTACAATTTACCTCTTTCAGTGCATCATCAAGAATTCTAATCGCGTTGTGAGTCACATTATGAGTTAATCTTTGATAAACAGACATGGCTTGAGTAAGATGAAGACGAATAGTCTGTGAACGTGCAAACTCATCTTTTATTTCGTGATATTGAAGGTTCACAgcatgatgaattgtttcaaatacaGTGTCGAGTCCACCAACAGAAGTTCTTAACAAGCGTTTAAGTGCTGGATGTGTGCCCTCAACCCTTTGACCATCAACAATATACATAAGGTACCAATAAtcacaaaacaaaataaatataCATATAAAGTAAATTATATTACCTGTTTGTAGTA is a window encoding:
- the LOC141643434 gene encoding uncharacterized protein LOC141643434, which translates into the protein MPLLEVIGVTPVGKNFSMFFALLQNEKKTAYNWALKCMREVIGSDENTVFLTDCEEALINAIKNNFPNAKRLLYRRHIEKDVEAWVKKTRIKNSGSVGETFAKGRWTRMVSSTSEKQFLENEKEMYKAYKFVPGLKKYCKNTWINKYKENFVSAWTDKVLHFGNITTNRVEGTHPALKRLLRTSVGGLDTVFETIHHAVNLQYHEIKDEFARSQTIRLHLTQAMSVYQRLTHNVTHNAIRILDDALKEMRKISEFAEILLHPPNVVDPEVKKTKGRPKKTYVSRNPSHWEYVDKMFPKTSRKKVKTTATIDTPTSSTTPVNTPITSTAPVNTPTTSMSFSQDDKSCTPFPYPNAIADYFSRYTTDCVNVKGDGHCGYRAIAHEIYENENEWAKFRHDLLDALNVNRQYYVDVCLRNDSPLPSLYPSCRGIEHDSSQVANRITLYESMQPPRQTASFPITLSDL